The Nocardioides humi genome includes a region encoding these proteins:
- a CDS encoding phospholipase D-like domain-containing protein — protein MLRNALKKGNADRPKELRSWIRTCVSTCRGKGGAMHSKLMLVSRSGATNWIVMQGSGNFTGAAAYNQFNDWTTVTEDQAVYEGWMQMWKQSTKDKNFPPLRFTVGNITSIFAPHRDKVDPALKVLNEVKCSGATNTANGRTKVRIANAVWGDERGARIARKVRELHNQGCDVRLVFMMMSGKIRSILAGLPAKQMVYITGATANKFKDRYVHLKGLAVQGNVDGRSDGNVVLSSSENWTQLGWHSDEQNIIFYDDAAMAAKYADWVDVIYRQAPRTLANYVNSADPDPKVRIKPGSEYLSPKDYPFHELEAELN, from the coding sequence GTGCTGCGCAACGCGCTCAAGAAGGGCAACGCCGACCGGCCCAAGGAGCTGCGCAGCTGGATCCGCACCTGCGTCTCCACCTGCCGCGGCAAGGGCGGCGCGATGCACTCCAAGCTGATGCTGGTCAGCCGCTCGGGCGCGACGAACTGGATCGTGATGCAGGGCTCCGGCAACTTCACCGGCGCCGCGGCGTACAACCAGTTCAACGACTGGACCACGGTCACCGAGGACCAGGCGGTCTACGAGGGCTGGATGCAGATGTGGAAGCAGTCCACGAAGGACAAGAACTTCCCGCCGCTGCGGTTCACCGTCGGCAACATCACCTCCATCTTCGCCCCGCACCGCGACAAGGTCGACCCGGCGCTGAAGGTGCTCAACGAGGTGAAGTGCTCCGGCGCCACCAACACCGCCAACGGACGCACGAAGGTCCGCATCGCCAACGCGGTGTGGGGCGACGAGCGGGGCGCCCGGATCGCCCGCAAGGTCCGCGAGCTGCACAACCAGGGCTGCGACGTCCGGCTGGTGTTCATGATGATGTCCGGGAAGATCCGCAGCATCCTCGCCGGCCTGCCGGCGAAGCAGATGGTCTACATCACCGGTGCGACGGCCAACAAGTTCAAGGACCGCTACGTCCACCTCAAGGGCCTCGCCGTCCAGGGCAATGTCGACGGCCGCAGCGACGGCAACGTCGTGCTGTCCAGCAGCGAGAACTGGACCCAGCTGGGCTGGCACTCCGACGAGCAGAACATCATCTTCTACGACGACGCGGCGATGGCGGCCAAGTACGCCGACTGGGTCGACGTCATCTACCGGCAGGCGCCGCGGACGCTGGCCAACTACGTCAACTCCGCGGACCCGGACCCGAAGGTCCGGATCAAGCCCGGCAGCGAGTATCTCAGCCCGAAGGACTACCCCTTCCACGAGCTCGAAGCCGAGTTGAACTGA